A single Chloracidobacterium sp. DNA region contains:
- a CDS encoding transposase, giving the protein MARRPRVEIEGGLYHVIVRGNDRQDIFHSREDHLKLISLIEKAKQNLGFYVYAYCLMTNHLHLLIERRSETVGRIMQRVLTGYSQYYNKRYHKVGHLFQGRHKSILCQSDPYLAKLVRYIHLNPVRANMVPTPDEYEFSSHRAYLGTEPYGVIDVDPVLRRFGPHKRKAHERYAAFMAAAMNQPDDDIETFYADVKIVGSKEFVDETIHRMGEADKWAGKHRDVLPFDADLLLNVIEQVFEMERENFFGSGKNKRIITAKEVFILIGKESGATITEMSGIVGLHQSNAGRRFDAARQKCKTDPEFESTWKKVQEKYKQRIALSHV; this is encoded by the coding sequence ATGGCAAGGAGACCTAGGGTTGAGATCGAGGGCGGGCTTTATCATGTGATCGTGCGTGGTAACGACAGGCAGGACATTTTTCATTCGCGAGAAGATCACCTGAAACTCATCTCGCTCATCGAAAAGGCGAAACAGAATTTGGGGTTTTATGTTTATGCCTATTGCCTGATGACCAATCACCTACATTTGCTGATCGAGCGTCGTTCGGAGACGGTCGGTCGGATCATGCAGCGGGTGCTGACGGGCTATAGTCAGTATTACAACAAGCGTTACCACAAGGTCGGCCATCTATTTCAAGGGCGGCACAAATCGATACTTTGCCAGTCTGACCCGTATCTCGCGAAGTTGGTAAGGTACATTCATCTGAATCCTGTTCGGGCGAATATGGTCCCAACGCCCGACGAGTACGAATTCAGCAGCCACCGGGCGTATCTTGGCACCGAACCTTATGGCGTCATCGATGTCGATCCGGTGCTGCGGCGTTTCGGTCCGCATAAGCGAAAGGCCCACGAACGCTACGCTGCATTTATGGCAGCCGCCATGAACCAGCCCGATGACGATATCGAGACATTCTACGCAGACGTTAAGATCGTCGGTTCTAAAGAGTTCGTCGATGAAACGATCCACCGAATGGGCGAAGCCGATAAATGGGCCGGCAAACACAGAGACGTGTTGCCCTTTGATGCGGATCTGTTGCTGAACGTGATCGAACAGGTATTCGAAATGGAGAGAGAGAATTTCTTCGGATCCGGCAAGAATAAGCGTATCATTACCGCAAAGGAGGTGTTCATCCTGATCGGCAAGGAATCAGGTGCGACCATCACCGAGATGTCCGGGATCGTCGGCCTCCACCAGTCAAACGCCGGCCGCCGATTCGACGCCGCGAGACAGAAATGCAAGACCGATCCGGAGTTCGAAAGCACATGGAAGAAAGTACAGGAGAAGTACAAACAGAGAATCGCACTATCGCATGTCTGA
- a CDS encoding DUF3298 domain-containing protein — MKLADLFKPSSKYLNKIAEYSLNDLKNRKDPETGENMGIAQDIWEEGAAPTADNYSNWNVTKKGLLITFPAYQVAAYAYGPQTVIVPYSALKDIVRPDGALRKSAK; from the coding sequence CTGAAGCTCGCCGACCTGTTTAAGCCCAGTTCGAAATACCTCAACAAGATCGCCGAATATTCGCTAAACGACCTGAAAAACCGTAAAGATCCGGAAACCGGCGAGAATATGGGCATCGCGCAGGACATCTGGGAAGAAGGTGCCGCACCGACAGCGGACAACTACTCTAACTGGAACGTGACGAAAAAAGGTCTGCTGATCACCTTCCCGGCATATCAGGTCGCCGCCTACGCCTACGGCCCGCAGACCGTGATCGTCCCGTACTCAGCGTTAAAAGACATCGTCCGCCCCGATGGTGCGCTGCGAAAATCGGCGAAGTAA
- a CDS encoding acyl-CoA/acyl-ACP dehydrogenase: MQATIRSETAASMAIEVHGANGYTNDYPAERYLRNCKAAVIYEGTRDIHTLMQAHWALGAKKEKAARVILPPYAASASA; this comes from the coding sequence TTGCAAGCGACCATCCGCAGCGAGACCGCCGCTTCGATGGCGATCGAGGTCCATGGGGCCAACGGCTACACGAACGACTATCCGGCCGAACGCTACCTGCGCAACTGCAAGGCCGCGGTCATTTACGAGGGAACCCGCGATATCCACACGCTGATGCAAGCCCACTGGGCGCTCGGTGCTAAAAAGGAAAAAGCTGCAAGAGTGATCCTGCCGCCATACGCGGCATCGGCGAGTGCCTAG
- a CDS encoding pentapeptide repeat-containing protein, with protein MQSTHMLLVGGILLFAIILAVLIFVPKWQAGTFTDSESNNERVINRFTNSERFRMEDEARKTLAQIIGGIFVLIGLIVTFNAYQVSVQKQDLDRDAQMTDRFSKAITHLSDEKLVVRIGGLFELERIAIDSPKDAPTTKQLIYAYLHNNFSNSKSDSSKPAKASVVRKNSNGLSIENFQSPSELQTIINVIQSISDDLERLDMRSLDLSDRNLARGKYIYANFSNTDLTGAILFASDFKGADFRKSNLSRASTDIAEHVEIGRSLVTLITPEAARAIFSQADFEDANLTDADLTASICKGAKFRNAILRSAILYKVDLSDADFSNSDATDSNFGQADLSRASFVRANLKGAALERAKLDLANFSDCDLSEVTGLTYDNLKLAIISERTILPAPFEPNRSELLAFSKENAKLLHNQVLNETLGK; from the coding sequence ATGCAAAGCACACACATGTTATTAGTTGGTGGAATTCTCCTATTTGCAATTATATTGGCGGTGTTGATCTTTGTTCCAAAATGGCAGGCGGGTACCTTTACTGATTCGGAATCGAATAATGAACGAGTGATCAACCGCTTTACAAACTCCGAGCGGTTCCGAATGGAAGATGAGGCTCGCAAGACATTAGCTCAAATCATCGGAGGCATATTTGTGCTGATTGGCCTGATTGTAACGTTCAATGCATACCAGGTTAGCGTTCAAAAACAAGATTTGGATCGCGATGCACAAATGACCGATCGATTTTCTAAGGCGATCACACACTTGAGTGACGAAAAGCTCGTCGTACGAATTGGTGGTTTGTTTGAACTTGAAAGGATTGCGATTGATTCTCCAAAAGATGCCCCGACCACTAAACAACTCATTTATGCTTACCTACATAATAATTTTTCGAATTCGAAGTCTGATAGTAGCAAGCCAGCGAAAGCATCCGTTGTTCGGAAAAATTCAAATGGACTTTCAATTGAAAATTTTCAATCTCCATCTGAACTCCAGACAATTATCAACGTCATTCAATCGATATCCGATGATCTTGAAAGATTAGACATGAGATCTCTAGATCTTTCAGATAGGAATCTAGCGCGTGGCAAATATATATACGCGAATTTTTCAAATACAGATCTGACCGGGGCGATACTGTTTGCATCAGATTTTAAGGGCGCTGATTTTCGCAAGTCGAATCTTAGCCGCGCGTCGACCGACATTGCTGAACACGTCGAAATTGGTCGATCCCTTGTAACACTGATTACGCCTGAGGCGGCACGAGCAATATTTTCACAGGCGGACTTCGAAGATGCGAATCTTACCGACGCCGATTTAACCGCTTCGATTTGCAAAGGGGCCAAATTCCGAAATGCAATATTAAGATCGGCAATTTTATATAAGGTCGATTTATCAGATGCGGACTTTAGCAACTCAGACGCGACTGATTCAAATTTTGGGCAAGCCGATCTTTCGCGCGCAAGCTTTGTTCGCGCGAACTTGAAGGGAGCGGCGCTTGAAAGAGCAAAGCTCGACCTAGCAAATTTTTCCGATTGCGATTTAAGCGAGGTTACGGGACTAACTTACGATAATTTGAAGCTTGCGATCATTTCGGAAAGGACTATCCTACCGGCTCCATTTGAGCCAAATCGATCCGAACTTTTAGCGTTTTCCAAAGAAAATGCGAAATTGCTACATAATCAAGTTCTAAATGAAACACTTGGCAAATGA
- a CDS encoding adenylosuccinate lyase — protein MIERYTLPEMGAIWSLQNKFQKWLDVEVAVCEVHAEDGTIPAEALEQIKAKAAFTVERINEIEKTTDHDVIAFTTNLAENIGPASRFVHYGLTSSDVVDTANALLLREACDVLLPKLDALLDVLKRRAFEFKETPQIGRTHGIHAEPTSFGLVWALWYSETQRNRERLLKAKEQIAVGKISGAVGAFAHLAPDVEERVCERLGLKAADVSTQVIQRDRYAEYLCTLAIIASTLEKIALQVRHWQRTEVREAQEKFKVGQKGSSAMPHKRNPILSERICGMARTVRANSIVGLENVALWHERDISHSSAERIVLPDSSATLDYILAKTTSLLDTLVVYPENMLKNLDLTRGLVFSGQLMLALTHKGVTREDAYAWTQRNAMKVWDEGGEYAALVKEDADISSHLSVEEIARVFDLKHYLRNVDRVFERVFG, from the coding sequence ATGATCGAAAGATACACATTACCCGAGATGGGAGCGATTTGGTCGCTCCAGAACAAGTTTCAAAAATGGCTCGACGTTGAGGTCGCAGTGTGCGAGGTGCACGCTGAGGACGGAACGATACCGGCGGAGGCTCTTGAGCAGATCAAAGCCAAGGCGGCGTTTACGGTCGAACGGATCAACGAGATCGAAAAGACGACAGACCACGACGTTATCGCCTTTACGACCAACCTCGCGGAGAACATCGGCCCGGCGTCGCGGTTCGTGCATTACGGACTGACGTCGAGCGACGTTGTGGATACGGCCAACGCTCTCTTACTGCGTGAGGCGTGCGATGTCCTTTTGCCGAAACTCGACGCTTTGCTCGATGTGCTGAAACGGCGTGCGTTTGAATTTAAGGAGACGCCGCAGATCGGCCGTACGCACGGCATACACGCCGAGCCGACTTCGTTCGGTCTGGTGTGGGCACTTTGGTACTCGGAAACGCAGCGAAATCGCGAACGGCTGTTAAAAGCAAAAGAGCAGATAGCTGTCGGCAAGATCAGCGGTGCTGTGGGTGCGTTCGCACATCTGGCACCGGACGTCGAGGAACGCGTTTGCGAGCGTCTGGGGCTAAAAGCGGCGGACGTTTCGACGCAGGTCATACAGCGCGACCGCTATGCCGAATATCTCTGCACGCTGGCGATAATCGCCTCGACGCTGGAAAAGATCGCTCTGCAAGTTCGTCACTGGCAGCGAACGGAGGTTCGCGAGGCTCAGGAGAAGTTCAAGGTTGGCCAGAAAGGCTCGTCGGCGATGCCGCACAAACGCAATCCTATCCTCTCTGAACGCATTTGCGGAATGGCACGGACGGTAAGGGCAAATTCGATCGTCGGCCTTGAGAACGTCGCCCTTTGGCACGAACGCGACATCTCGCATTCGTCCGCCGAGCGGATCGTATTGCCGGATTCCTCCGCTACACTCGATTACATTCTCGCCAAGACAACGAGCCTGCTCGACACGCTGGTCGTCTATCCTGAGAATATGCTCAAGAATCTCGATCTCACTCGCGGACTTGTGTTCAGCGGCCAGCTAATGCTCGCACTGACGCATAAGGGCGTAACGCGTGAAGATGCGTACGCTTGGACACAGCGAAATGCGATGAAGGTCTGGGACGAGGGCGGCGAATATGCGGCGTTGGTAAAAGAAGACGCGGACATCTCTTCGCACCTGTCGGTTGAAGAGATCGCCCGCGTCTTTGATCTGAAACACTATCTACGAAATGTAGATCGGGTATTCGAACGTGTTTTTGGTTAG
- a CDS encoding DUF4870 domain-containing protein, with amino-acid sequence MQNTGGKTALGLDNNIGAMLCYVANLVCYLGLIYSIIVLVTDKENKLPRFHAMQSITLFATSLVLFIPGYLISIALVMMQSSITSLLATLVWLVLMLIGIAMFVFMVISAIKAYNGEVYKIPVIGNLADKWSN; translated from the coding sequence ATGCAAAACACCGGTGGTAAAACCGCACTCGGATTGGACAACAACATAGGAGCGATGCTCTGCTATGTTGCTAACCTCGTATGTTATCTCGGACTCATCTACAGTATTATAGTTTTGGTAACCGATAAGGAAAACAAACTACCTCGATTTCATGCAATGCAGTCGATCACATTGTTTGCGACGTCATTGGTACTATTCATTCCCGGCTACTTGATCTCGATCGCGTTGGTGATGATGCAATCGTCGATCACATCTCTACTGGCGACATTGGTCTGGCTGGTACTGATGCTTATCGGCATCGCTATGTTTGTATTTATGGTCATCTCCGCCATCAAGGCCTATAACGGCGAGGTCTACAAGATCCCGGTTATCGGAAACCTTGCGGACAAATGGTCAAACTAA
- the purS gene encoding phosphoribosylformylglycinamidine synthase subunit PurS → MKAKVYVTLKPGVLDPQGKAIHHSVESLGYHGIADIRQGKYFEIAIDQTVSEAEARQSVERIAADVLANPVIEDYRVEIVGG, encoded by the coding sequence ATGAAAGCAAAGGTTTATGTGACTCTAAAGCCCGGTGTGCTTGATCCACAGGGCAAAGCAATACATCATTCTGTCGAATCGCTCGGCTATCACGGCATTGCCGATATCCGCCAGGGCAAATACTTTGAGATCGCGATCGATCAAACGGTTTCCGAGGCCGAAGCACGCCAATCGGTCGAGCGGATCGCCGCCGACGTCCTGGCAAATCCGGTGATCGAAGATTATCGAGTGGAGATTGTCGGTGGGTAG
- a CDS encoding four helix bundle protein, translated as MSKTNFENLRVYVLSEDLADLIWEIASKWPHFDRDTVGKQIVRSADSIGANISEGTGRYGIQDNKRFAYIARGSLNETKHWLRRAYKRNLLSENEVTRLKPILDELSPKLNAYIKSIKAVGEKQQRTTNDDQPTNL; from the coding sequence ATGAGCAAAACGAATTTTGAAAATCTGAGAGTGTATGTTTTGTCCGAAGACCTTGCGGATCTGATCTGGGAGATTGCCTCAAAGTGGCCGCATTTTGATCGCGATACAGTCGGCAAGCAAATCGTCAGGTCTGCGGATAGCATCGGCGCGAATATTTCGGAAGGGACCGGCCGTTACGGAATTCAAGACAATAAGAGATTTGCGTATATTGCGCGAGGCTCGCTAAACGAAACCAAGCATTGGCTCAGGCGGGCTTACAAGCGAAATCTTTTGAGTGAAAACGAGGTCACAAGGCTAAAACCCATTTTGGACGAGCTTAGTCCGAAATTGAATGCCTATATAAAATCGATCAAGGCGGTTGGAGAGAAACAGCAACGAACAACCAACGACGATCAACCAACAAACCTATGA
- the purQ gene encoding phosphoribosylformylglycinamidine synthase subunit PurQ, translated as MKFGVIVFPGSNCDHDAYHVVSKHVGQPVDFIWHKETDLSGFDAVIVPGGFSYGDYLRCGALARFSPVMQAVKQFAAEGKFVFGICNGFQILCEAGLLPGVLMRNAGLHFICKHIGLKLENQNTPFTTEVDPHKVLSIPIAHAEGNYTCDDETYRSLEENGQIVFRYCDEDGNATPESNPNGARSNIAGICNLDRNVLGMMPHPERACEELLGSNDGREIFRSLTKSIAAIEAMA; from the coding sequence ATGAAATTCGGCGTAATAGTTTTTCCCGGTTCCAATTGTGACCACGATGCATATCACGTGGTGTCAAAGCACGTTGGCCAGCCGGTTGATTTTATTTGGCATAAGGAAACGGATCTCAGCGGTTTTGACGCCGTTATCGTGCCGGGCGGATTCTCATACGGGGATTATCTGCGATGCGGAGCACTTGCTAGGTTTTCGCCAGTGATGCAGGCCGTCAAGCAGTTTGCGGCTGAGGGCAAATTTGTATTTGGTATCTGCAACGGCTTTCAGATACTGTGCGAGGCCGGTTTGTTGCCGGGCGTGCTAATGCGTAATGCGGGATTACATTTTATTTGTAAACACATCGGCCTGAAACTCGAAAATCAAAATACGCCGTTTACGACCGAGGTCGACCCTCACAAGGTCCTGTCGATCCCGATCGCTCACGCCGAAGGCAATTACACCTGCGACGATGAGACGTATCGGTCGCTCGAAGAGAACGGCCAGATCGTCTTTAGATACTGCGACGAAGACGGCAATGCGACGCCCGAGTCGAATCCGAACGGTGCCCGCTCAAACATCGCCGGTATCTGCAATCTCGACCGCAACGTACTCGGTATGATGCCGCATCCCGAACGAGCTTGCGAAGAACTGCTCGGCTCCAACGACGGCCGCGAGATATTTCGCTCGTTGACCAAGTCGATAGCCGCGATCGAGGCTATGGCGTAG
- a CDS encoding GHMP kinase — protein sequence MIIESSAPTRVDLAGGTIDIPPLFLFHEGAATVNFAVSLMAKCRIETRDDDRIILESIDQHSRLETTVGEIDSLKNEPRLELLSKLVYFFRPETGFHMTTESEAPAGAGLAGSSTLNIACIGALNKLVGDRYSPERFIPIAAAVECQVIKVPTGYQDYYSAQYGGVASIHFSPAGIEREALDVDIAELEARIAVCYTGQPRNSGTNNWEITKRHIDGDAEIFEIFEGIRDASRDVRSQLLAGDWDAVGTTLANAFPNRKRLSPNITTPQMDHLIETAYANGAIAAKVCGAGGGGCIAFYCEPGRRGDVEQALLAQDGAEVLEWSVQTGGLTVNVSGNSTAAV from the coding sequence ATGATCATCGAATCTTCAGCTCCGACCAGGGTCGACCTGGCCGGCGGTACCATCGACATTCCGCCCCTTTTTCTGTTTCACGAGGGTGCGGCTACCGTGAATTTTGCCGTCAGCCTGATGGCCAAGTGCCGCATCGAAACGCGTGATGACGACCGGATAATTTTGGAGTCGATCGATCAGCATTCGCGGCTCGAAACGACCGTCGGCGAGATCGACAGCCTCAAAAATGAACCGCGGCTCGAGCTACTTTCAAAGCTAGTTTATTTCTTCAGACCCGAGACCGGATTTCATATGACTACCGAATCCGAAGCCCCCGCCGGTGCGGGTCTCGCGGGTTCATCAACGCTGAATATTGCCTGTATCGGCGCATTGAATAAGCTCGTCGGCGATCGCTATTCCCCCGAACGTTTCATCCCGATCGCTGCCGCGGTCGAGTGCCAGGTCATCAAGGTTCCGACCGGCTATCAGGATTATTATTCGGCACAATACGGCGGCGTAGCGAGCATCCATTTCAGCCCCGCCGGGATAGAGCGTGAGGCTCTGGACGTTGACATTGCCGAGCTCGAAGCCCGCATTGCCGTTTGTTACACCGGCCAACCGCGAAATTCGGGCACCAACAACTGGGAGATCACCAAACGCCATATTGACGGTGACGCCGAGATCTTTGAGATATTCGAAGGCATCCGAGACGCTTCGCGTGATGTGAGGTCGCAGTTGCTCGCGGGCGATTGGGACGCTGTCGGCACCACGCTCGCTAATGCGTTTCCTAATCGCAAACGGCTCTCGCCCAATATCACAACGCCGCAGATGGACCATCTGATCGAAACCGCGTATGCGAACGGCGCGATCGCCGCCAAGGTGTGCGGTGCGGGCGGCGGCGGTTGTATCGCTTTTTACTGCGAACCGGGCCGACGCGGCGATGTCGAACAAGCATTGTTAGCGCAGGACGGTGCCGAAGTCCTCGAATGGTCGGTTCAAACGGGCGGTTTGACCGTCAATGTTTCGGGCAATTCGACGGCTGCGGTCTAG
- a CDS encoding DedA family protein, with product MDHPFFEIIAQYGVYAVFLLCTVEGDITLLISGVLAHSGFFGSYSFIKVLFFGTLGGMVGDCFGYMVGRIFHENAKHYRFYQVAQPRVEKLIEKFGGFAIIISKYIYGIRVAMCVFYGVGKMPFWRFLGLSAISCLTWVTLLAGVGYFFSGAITSIIGDYKKIGIALFFIALVLVIVFYVIERYWLSEKVEDASAETIQKIEEKLLAVEEVAQEKFHDLSERLHLTRDMNREESDEGLKQDGGAKKRRDDDKT from the coding sequence ATGGATCATCCCTTTTTCGAGATAATTGCACAGTACGGCGTTTACGCCGTTTTCCTTTTGTGCACGGTCGAGGGTGACATCACGCTACTGATATCCGGCGTTTTGGCTCATAGCGGTTTTTTCGGTTCCTACAGTTTTATCAAGGTGCTCTTTTTTGGCACACTCGGCGGTATGGTCGGCGACTGCTTCGGCTATATGGTCGGACGCATCTTTCACGAAAATGCCAAACATTACCGCTTTTATCAGGTGGCTCAGCCTCGAGTCGAAAAGCTGATCGAGAAATTTGGCGGATTTGCGATCATTATTTCTAAGTATATATATGGAATCCGAGTCGCAATGTGCGTCTTTTATGGCGTCGGTAAGATGCCGTTTTGGCGATTTCTGGGCCTAAGTGCGATAAGCTGTCTGACATGGGTTACACTGCTTGCCGGCGTGGGTTATTTCTTTAGCGGTGCGATCACCTCGATCATCGGCGACTACAAAAAGATCGGTATCGCCCTTTTCTTTATCGCTTTGGTTCTGGTCATTGTTTTTTACGTGATCGAGCGATACTGGCTTTCGGAAAAGGTCGAGGACGCGAGTGCCGAAACGATCCAGAAGATCGAAGAAAAGCTCCTTGCGGTCGAGGAGGTCGCACAGGAGAAGTTTCACGATCTGAGCGAGAGATTGCACCTTACGCGCGACATGAACCGCGAAGAGTCGGACGAAGGGTTAAAGCAGGACGGCGGGGCGAAAAAAAGGCGCGACGACGACAAAACTTGA
- a CDS encoding winged helix-turn-helix domain-containing protein: MNENRMEKVFVFDEFSLDARRRALYRDGKQVALNAKSFDLLLHLVENSGAVATKDELLASIWPDQFVEENNLSVQISALRKALGESKDQRNYIVTVPGKGYKFVAPVEIINASDDIIIEQRTIERVIVEQVDPPPPQQLQLAGKTAPRWPLIAAAALLIALIGGGIWWWGIRRVPANIDSIAVMPFTYEGGNADSDFLSDGVTESLINSLSRLPNLTVKARYSVFSYKGKEIVPANVARELSVQALLLGRIVERGDQITLNLELVDAASGNHLWGETYMRNASEISTLQSDISRDVADKLRTKIAGNSTLVKGQTNNAEAFQLYQKARFFWNKRRQEDHEKAIELYQQALRLDPNFALAYAGLGDVYTVDSYRPENIVDRDETGRRYALKALEIEPELAEPYAVLAKIEWNRRDPVSTERDFRRAIEINPNYASARQWHGEFLSQHGRHDAARSELDRAMELDPLSLVIMSDSAWTYYQAGDYSSCIRQTDRTLEFEQTWKAAIGAKIGCYEALGDFEAALDSYALLIPTEKSDADRKRLVEDIDYVRKLTRTDGAKGYWRAYLEIERRKPAEQQEHLFLATCLTQLGDLEGALVELEKAVETDESSTGTMKVEPMFAPLHDQPRFQAMLVRLGLNTEF, translated from the coding sequence ATGAATGAGAACCGTATGGAAAAGGTGTTTGTATTCGACGAGTTCTCGCTCGACGCACGGCGACGCGCGTTATATCGCGATGGCAAACAGGTCGCTCTCAATGCTAAATCATTCGATCTGCTATTGCATCTGGTTGAAAATAGCGGCGCCGTGGCCACAAAGGACGAGTTACTCGCAAGCATCTGGCCCGATCAGTTTGTCGAGGAAAATAATCTTTCGGTACAGATATCGGCGCTTCGCAAAGCTCTCGGCGAGTCCAAAGATCAACGCAATTACATCGTGACCGTGCCGGGCAAGGGCTATAAGTTTGTAGCTCCGGTCGAGATCATCAATGCATCGGATGACATCATCATCGAGCAACGCACCATCGAACGCGTCATAGTCGAACAGGTTGATCCACCGCCTCCGCAGCAGTTGCAACTTGCCGGTAAGACGGCTCCGCGATGGCCTTTGATCGCTGCCGCCGCTTTACTGATTGCTCTGATCGGGGGCGGCATTTGGTGGTGGGGCATTCGCAGAGTCCCTGCAAACATCGATTCGATCGCAGTAATGCCTTTCACTTACGAAGGCGGTAATGCCGATTCAGACTTTTTGTCGGACGGTGTGACGGAATCATTGATAAACAGTCTTTCGCGGCTGCCGAATCTGACGGTAAAGGCCCGCTATTCGGTTTTCAGTTACAAGGGCAAGGAGATCGTGCCGGCAAATGTCGCTAGAGAACTTTCAGTCCAAGCCTTGCTACTCGGCCGCATCGTTGAACGCGGCGACCAGATCACGCTGAATCTCGAACTCGTCGATGCGGCCTCCGGCAACCATCTGTGGGGCGAAACGTATATGCGAAATGCGTCCGAGATATCCACCTTGCAGTCTGATATTTCGCGCGATGTCGCTGATAAACTTCGAACCAAGATCGCTGGTAACTCCACACTTGTAAAAGGTCAGACCAATAACGCCGAAGCATTTCAGCTATATCAAAAGGCCCGATTCTTCTGGAACAAGCGCCGTCAGGAGGATCACGAAAAGGCGATCGAACTCTACCAACAGGCCCTTCGACTAGACCCAAACTTCGCTCTTGCATACGCCGGACTGGGCGATGTCTATACCGTTGACAGTTACCGGCCCGAAAATATCGTGGATCGTGACGAGACCGGCCGCCGCTACGCGCTCAAGGCACTTGAGATCGAACCGGAACTCGCCGAACCGTATGCTGTGCTTGCCAAGATCGAATGGAATCGTCGCGATCCGGTCAGCACAGAACGAGATTTCCGGAGGGCGATCGAGATAAACCCGAACTATGCCTCGGCGCGACAATGGCACGGCGAGTTCCTTTCCCAACACGGCCGTCACGACGCCGCCCGCTCCGAGTTGGATCGAGCAATGGAGCTCGACCCGCTGTCATTGGTCATTATGTCCGACTCGGCTTGGACATATTACCAGGCCGGCGATTATTCGTCCTGCATTCGCCAAACCGATAGGACTCTGGAATTTGAGCAAACGTGGAAGGCCGCGATCGGAGCAAAGATCGGCTGTTATGAGGCTCTTGGTGATTTCGAAGCCGCTCTCGACTCTTACGCTCTCCTTATTCCCACGGAAAAGTCTGATGCCGATCGTAAACGCCTCGTCGAGGATATTGACTACGTGCGAAAGCTTACAAGGACTGATGGAGCGAAAGGTTATTGGAGGGCTTACCTCGAAATCGAACGAAGAAAGCCTGCGGAGCAACAGGAGCACTTGTTTCTGGCGACCTGCTTAACCCAACTCGGTGACCTCGAGGGTGCTCTAGTCGAATTAGAAAAGGCTGTCGAGACCGACGAAAGCTCTACCGGTACAATGAAGGTCGAACCTATGTTCGCCCCGCTTCACGACCAACCGCGATTTCAGGCTATGCTGGTCCGTCTCGGCCTAAACACCGAGTTTTAG